The Vibrio agarivorans genome window below encodes:
- a CDS encoding amino acid ABC transporter permease: MKVHQFQPDLPPPANTVGVVGWLKRNLFNGPVNSVVTLVLAYFVISLLWTTIDWAILKADWVGETRDACSREGACWVFISVRWQQFMYGFYPEAELWRPRIFYATLAVFTVLLAYEKTPKRTWIFLFFVNIYPFIIAALLYGGVFGLEVVETHRWGGLLVTLIIALVGIVVSLPIGVALALGRRSDMPIIRSICTVYIEVWRGVPLITVLFMASVMLPLFLAEGADTDKLIRALIGVVMFSAAYMAEVVRGGLQAIPKGQYEAADALGLSYWKKTGLIILPQALKITIPSIVNTFIGLFKDTSLVLIIGMFDVLGIGQAANTDPEWLGFATESYIFVGLVFWIFCFGMSRYSIWLENKLHTGHKR, from the coding sequence ATGAAAGTACATCAATTTCAGCCAGATCTTCCACCGCCGGCTAATACGGTGGGTGTTGTTGGCTGGTTAAAGCGCAATCTGTTTAATGGACCTGTTAATTCCGTCGTAACATTAGTTCTTGCCTACTTTGTCATTTCCCTTTTATGGACGACCATCGACTGGGCAATACTCAAAGCCGATTGGGTCGGAGAAACGCGTGATGCATGTTCACGAGAAGGGGCTTGTTGGGTCTTCATTAGCGTGCGTTGGCAACAGTTCATGTATGGGTTCTATCCTGAAGCAGAATTGTGGCGCCCTCGCATTTTCTACGCAACCTTAGCAGTTTTCACTGTTTTATTGGCCTATGAAAAAACGCCAAAACGCACGTGGATCTTCCTATTTTTCGTTAATATCTATCCATTCATTATTGCAGCACTTCTTTACGGTGGCGTATTTGGACTTGAAGTGGTTGAAACGCACCGTTGGGGTGGCTTGCTAGTGACGCTCATCATTGCGCTAGTGGGTATTGTTGTTTCACTCCCTATCGGTGTCGCGCTGGCGTTAGGTCGCCGTTCCGATATGCCGATTATACGCAGTATTTGTACTGTCTATATTGAAGTTTGGCGAGGCGTCCCCCTTATCACCGTTCTGTTCATGGCTTCGGTTATGCTGCCGCTCTTCTTAGCCGAAGGCGCAGACACAGACAAATTGATTCGAGCCTTAATCGGTGTGGTGATGTTCAGTGCCGCTTATATGGCAGAGGTGGTGCGTGGTGGTTTGCAAGCCATTCCAAAAGGACAATATGAAGCAGCTGATGCCTTGGGGTTAAGCTACTGGAAGAAAACGGGGCTCATCATTCTTCCACAAGCCCTAAAAATTACCATTCCTTCTATTGTGAACACTTTCATTGGCTTGTTTAAAGACACCAGCCTCGTACTCATCATCGGTATGTTTGATGTATTGGGCATTGGTCAGGCTGCAAATACCGACCCAGAGTGGTTAGGTTTTGCTACAGAAAGTTATATATTTGTTGGGTTAGTGTTCTGGATATTCTGTTTCGGCATGTCGAGATACTCGATTTGGCTCGAAAACAAACTGCATACCGGTCACAAACGATAA
- a CDS encoding amino acid ABC transporter ATP-binding protein, whose translation MTQQDLVIEINDMNKWYGEFHVLKNINLQVKKGEKIVICGPSGSGKSTMIRCINRLEEHQKGQIVVSGNELTEDLKNIEAVRREVGMCFQHFNLFPHLTVLENCTLAPIWVKKMPKEEAEEIAMKYLERVKIPDQADKYPGQLSGGQQQRVAIARSLCMNPQVMLFDEPTSALDPEMVREVLDVMVELADEGMTMLCVTHEMGFAKEVADRVIFMDAGEIIEENNPVDFFENPQSDRTQNFLAQILHH comes from the coding sequence ATGACACAACAAGATTTAGTAATTGAAATCAATGACATGAACAAGTGGTACGGTGAGTTTCATGTTCTGAAAAACATTAACCTCCAAGTAAAGAAAGGCGAAAAAATCGTTATCTGTGGCCCATCAGGCTCAGGTAAGTCTACAATGATTCGCTGTATCAACCGTTTAGAAGAGCATCAGAAAGGACAAATCGTTGTTTCTGGTAATGAACTGACGGAAGATCTGAAAAACATCGAGGCCGTTCGTCGTGAAGTCGGTATGTGTTTTCAGCACTTTAACCTCTTCCCCCACCTTACGGTTCTTGAAAACTGCACTCTGGCGCCGATTTGGGTCAAGAAAATGCCGAAAGAGGAAGCAGAAGAGATCGCCATGAAATACTTAGAGCGCGTGAAGATTCCAGATCAAGCCGATAAATACCCAGGGCAACTTTCGGGTGGTCAGCAGCAACGTGTAGCGATTGCACGCTCTTTGTGTATGAATCCTCAAGTGATGCTGTTTGATGAACCGACATCAGCACTTGACCCTGAAATGGTACGGGAAGTGCTCGATGTTATGGTAGAGCTTGCAGACGAAGGGATGACCATGCTCTGCGTGACCCACGAAATGGGTTTTGCCAAAGAGGTTGCAGACCGAGTCATCTTCATGGATGCAGGTGAAATCATCGAAGAAAACAACCCCGTAGACTTCTTTGAGAACCCGCAGTCGGATAGAACGCAAAACTTCTTAGCGCAGATTTTGCATCATTAA
- a CDS encoding Bax inhibitor-1/YccA family protein: MNNPMFSRTATQESALQTNKVLRNTYALLSMTLLWSAVVAAFSMAMNLPRPGLILMLVGFYGLLFLTEKNRNNSMGLVFTFLFTGFLGYTTGPILSMYIGAGMGDVVLTALGGTALAFMGASAYALTTKRDLSFLNGMLMAGFVVLLVGMVANIFLQMPMLYLAMSAMFILFSTGVILLTTQSIIRGGETNYISATVSLYVSLYNIFISLLSILGVMNDD; this comes from the coding sequence ATGAACAACCCTATGTTTAGCCGTACAGCGACTCAAGAGAGTGCTCTACAAACGAACAAAGTACTGCGCAACACCTACGCTCTACTTTCAATGACACTGCTTTGGTCAGCAGTTGTTGCTGCATTTTCAATGGCAATGAACCTACCTCGCCCAGGTCTAATCCTGATGCTGGTTGGTTTTTATGGCTTACTATTCCTAACAGAGAAGAACCGTAACAACAGCATGGGTCTTGTCTTTACATTCCTATTTACTGGCTTCCTAGGTTACACAACAGGCCCTATCCTTAGCATGTACATCGGTGCTGGTATGGGTGATGTGGTTCTGACTGCTCTAGGTGGCACAGCACTGGCATTTATGGGTGCATCAGCTTACGCACTAACAACTAAGCGCGACTTATCATTCCTAAACGGTATGCTAATGGCTGGCTTCGTTGTGCTTCTAGTGGGCATGGTAGCGAACATCTTCCTACAGATGCCGATGCTATACCTAGCAATGAGCGCGATGTTCATCCTGTTCTCAACAGGCGTGATTCTACTAACAACGCAATCTATCATTCGTGGTGGTGAGACAAACTACATCTCAGCAACGGTTAGCCTATACGTATCGCTATACAACATCTTCATCAGCCTGCTAAGCATCCTAGGTGTGATGAACGACGACTAA
- a CDS encoding TusE/DsrC/DsvC family sulfur relay protein — protein sequence MFVFKEKQIETDAQGYLLNHTDWQPEMIEVLAEMEGIELTEAHLEVVHFVRDFYEEFNTSPAVRMLVKAMEKKHGPEKGNSKYLFKLFKQGPAKQATKLAGLPKPAKCL from the coding sequence ATGTTTGTATTTAAAGAGAAACAGATCGAAACCGACGCACAAGGCTACCTGCTCAACCACACTGATTGGCAGCCAGAAATGATTGAAGTGCTAGCAGAAATGGAAGGTATTGAGCTAACCGAAGCACACCTAGAAGTGGTGCATTTCGTACGTGACTTCTATGAAGAGTTTAACACCTCACCTGCAGTACGTATGCTCGTCAAAGCGATGGAAAAGAAACACGGCCCAGAAAAAGGCAACAGTAAATACCTGTTTAAGCTATTTAAGCAAGGGCCTGCAAAGCAAGCAACGAAGCTTGCAGGATTACCTAAGCCGGCGAAATGCCTATAA
- the yccX gene encoding acylphosphatase translates to MSHISRKFIVSGVVQGVGFRYHTCHEGLKLGLNGYARNLANGNVEVLATGDDGAVEQLEMWLSAGPRTASVDSVVSEQVALIEMRGFEIQ, encoded by the coding sequence ATGTCACACATATCGCGTAAGTTTATTGTATCTGGAGTGGTGCAAGGGGTTGGGTTTCGTTATCACACCTGTCATGAAGGTTTAAAGCTTGGTTTAAACGGATATGCGCGAAATCTTGCGAATGGCAACGTAGAGGTGTTGGCAACAGGTGACGATGGTGCTGTAGAGCAACTCGAAATGTGGCTGAGTGCTGGGCCTAGAACCGCCTCGGTTGATTCGGTCGTGAGTGAGCAGGTCGCATTGATAGAAATGAGAGGGTTCGAGATTCAATAA
- a CDS encoding class I SAM-dependent methyltransferase, giving the protein MKPAIYLTRGREKSLQRRHPWIFSRGIERVEGEPQLGETVDVYSFKGRWLAKAAYSPNSQIRARVWSFEKKDIDQAFFEQRIRDALVLREEVIKRDGLTGFRLIAAENDGLPGVTIDKFDNYLVCQLLSAGADLHRDTLVKALLEVFPDCNIYERSDVAIRKKEGLEEVTGVLHGEMPPANVWIEENSIKIGVDIQNGHKTGFYLDQRDSRQQSMKYVKDKEVLNCFSYTGGFGLYALKGSASRVINADVSQPALDRAKENAIENGFDISKKRAVFLNADVFKLLREYRDQGTKFDVVIMDPPKFADTKAQLNGACRGYKDINMLAMQILKPGGTLLTYSCSGLMDQNLFQKIIADAAVDAGRSVKFVERFEQAADHPTDTAYPEGFYLKGFACKVL; this is encoded by the coding sequence ATGAAACCAGCGATTTATCTTACACGCGGTCGTGAAAAATCACTTCAACGTCGTCACCCTTGGATCTTCTCACGCGGTATCGAGCGAGTTGAAGGCGAACCACAGCTTGGGGAAACCGTTGATGTATACAGCTTTAAAGGGCGATGGCTCGCTAAAGCTGCTTATTCGCCAAATTCTCAAATCCGTGCCCGCGTTTGGTCATTTGAAAAAAAGGACATTGACCAAGCGTTCTTTGAGCAGCGCATTCGTGATGCACTCGTTTTACGTGAAGAAGTTATCAAACGTGATGGTCTAACGGGGTTTCGTCTAATTGCCGCTGAAAATGATGGCCTACCCGGTGTTACAATTGATAAGTTCGACAACTACCTTGTTTGCCAACTTCTTAGTGCAGGTGCAGATTTGCATCGCGACACATTAGTGAAGGCTCTTTTAGAAGTCTTCCCTGACTGCAATATCTATGAGCGCTCTGACGTAGCTATCCGCAAGAAAGAAGGCTTAGAAGAAGTAACAGGTGTATTACACGGTGAAATGCCTCCGGCGAATGTATGGATTGAAGAAAACAGCATCAAGATTGGTGTTGATATCCAAAATGGTCATAAAACAGGCTTCTATTTAGACCAACGTGACAGCCGTCAGCAATCAATGAAGTACGTGAAAGATAAAGAAGTCTTAAACTGCTTCTCTTACACAGGCGGATTTGGTCTATATGCACTTAAAGGCAGCGCTTCACGCGTGATAAACGCCGACGTGTCTCAACCTGCTCTTGATAGAGCCAAAGAGAACGCTATTGAAAACGGCTTCGATATCTCTAAGAAACGCGCTGTATTCTTAAATGCAGACGTGTTCAAGTTGCTGCGTGAATACCGCGATCAAGGTACTAAGTTTGATGTCGTGATCATGGATCCACCAAAGTTTGCAGACACCAAAGCACAGCTCAACGGCGCTTGTCGCGGCTACAAAGACATTAACATGCTAGCGATGCAAATTCTTAAACCAGGCGGCACGCTTCTGACATATTCATGCTCAGGCCTAATGGACCAAAACCTGTTCCAAAAGATCATTGCTGACGCTGCGGTAGATGCTGGCCGTTCAGTAAAATTCGTAGAGCGTTTTGAGCAAGCTGCCGATCACCCAACCGATACCGCTTACCCTGAAGGTTTCTACTTGAAAGGGTTTGCTTGTAAGGTTCTATAA
- a CDS encoding integrase has product MAIIHMFLSLIEFFFKHGCSAFEPKLYIGRNRKKENSGLPRYLYREIINGATRYRFTLINGKKILYPIEYKFKEIIEAVIAYNNEYRSHSQLLNFIVKSKSLRKGKSLSHWLDKFKESINDNDNSTQVKQTKINDIERLNAALGHILTCKLKYEDIIEFIENSYGGKSKEVYNKKVALVKKLFAFLKDQDAIEHNFMSDKMLKPIYEKDKERKRHDLSEEAFFLIYEHAPIFLKVAMILASQSTHTVNEIHRIKRDIPFPEPNTCGIVWFDDPEIDDSGNIIFGTLYIHRNKTKKNKSSYIAIPVNEEIKYAVELSQTQGISSPYIVQRMRLRNNKLSKDCDHEYQVSKRLISEEFSKVRDQLNLYAELDKSLRPTFSQIRPLVATIMEDSNYEPSTVMGHSSEKTTNIYIRKSKVKWNHVPSIVVPLKCSKK; this is encoded by the coding sequence ATGGCTATCATTCATATGTTTCTAAGTTTAATTGAATTTTTCTTTAAGCATGGTTGTAGTGCTTTTGAACCAAAGCTATATATTGGTAGAAATCGTAAGAAGGAAAACTCTGGCTTACCTCGATATTTGTATCGAGAAATAATAAATGGGGCTACTCGCTATCGATTCACCCTAATTAACGGAAAGAAAATCTTATATCCTATTGAATATAAATTTAAAGAGATAATTGAAGCTGTTATTGCATATAACAATGAATACCGAAGTCATAGCCAATTACTTAATTTTATAGTCAAAAGTAAAAGCCTTAGAAAAGGGAAAAGTCTATCTCACTGGCTTGATAAATTTAAGGAAAGCATCAATGATAACGATAATAGCACACAAGTAAAACAGACGAAGATTAACGACATAGAGCGGCTAAATGCAGCCCTTGGGCACATACTGACATGTAAACTTAAGTATGAAGATATCATTGAATTTATTGAAAATTCTTATGGTGGCAAGTCCAAAGAGGTCTACAATAAAAAAGTAGCCCTTGTGAAAAAACTATTTGCATTCCTCAAGGATCAAGACGCAATTGAACATAATTTTATGAGTGATAAAATGTTGAAACCAATCTATGAGAAGGATAAAGAAAGAAAACGTCATGACTTATCAGAGGAAGCTTTTTTCCTAATATATGAACATGCACCTATTTTTCTGAAAGTGGCTATGATATTAGCATCCCAAAGCACTCATACAGTCAATGAAATTCACCGAATTAAAAGAGACATTCCTTTTCCGGAACCTAATACATGCGGAATTGTGTGGTTTGACGATCCTGAAATAGACGATAGTGGCAATATTATCTTTGGCACACTTTATATTCATCGCAATAAGACAAAGAAGAATAAATCTTCATATATTGCCATCCCTGTCAATGAGGAAATTAAATATGCTGTTGAGCTTTCTCAAACACAAGGCATTTCTAGTCCGTATATCGTGCAACGTATGCGCTTACGGAACAACAAGCTATCAAAAGACTGTGACCACGAATACCAAGTTTCAAAGCGTTTGATTAGTGAAGAATTCTCAAAAGTTCGCGACCAACTCAACTTGTATGCCGAACTAGACAAATCGCTACGCCCTACTTTTAGTCAAATCAGACCATTAGTAGCAACAATAATGGAGGATTCAAATTATGAACCATCGACAGTCATGGGTCATTCCAGCGAAAAAACCACTAACATCTATATTAGAAAATCCAAAGTAAAATGGAATCACGTACCTTCTATAGTGGTCCCTTTAAAATGCAGTAAAAAGTAA
- a CDS encoding integrase domain-containing protein, which translates to MVKALINASLEEQGGVKSNTHRTRLPAIRLFGAFIKQELGVKRLNYIEQSHLFAFGEYLRDKFEEKGELTASSARDYLSHINCVLAQARGDESLTINATKDLLFPPKSGIALKDGSVAQSIHNKVVQSSSTEVALIARLQRAWGMRFREAALFYASQAVKQINEHGQIEISRGTKGGQARWVPLENPAQKKVLEDVAHYQAVVGHDSLVPKEMSFKAFQSMAWRETKAIDNGYCSHGERKTFAMSYYERHVGAACPVRSGVAHGAEHYRYLSHTLSISIEQAKARDKVVRLQLSKILGHHRLSICNAYLG; encoded by the coding sequence ATGGTGAAAGCGTTAATCAATGCCAGTTTAGAAGAGCAGGGCGGTGTTAAGTCGAATACTCACCGTACGCGCTTGCCAGCGATACGCTTGTTTGGTGCGTTTATCAAGCAAGAGTTGGGTGTCAAAAGGTTGAACTACATCGAGCAGAGTCACCTATTCGCGTTCGGCGAGTATTTGAGAGACAAGTTCGAGGAAAAGGGCGAGTTAACTGCAAGTAGCGCACGTGACTACCTTAGTCACATTAATTGTGTGCTCGCTCAGGCAAGGGGGGATGAGTCACTGACAATAAACGCGACTAAGGATTTACTTTTTCCACCGAAGTCAGGCATTGCACTCAAAGATGGCTCTGTAGCCCAGAGCATCCACAATAAAGTCGTTCAGAGCTCAAGTACCGAAGTTGCCTTAATCGCTCGCTTACAGCGGGCTTGGGGAATGCGCTTTCGTGAAGCGGCCCTTTTTTATGCGAGTCAGGCCGTAAAACAAATCAATGAGCATGGACAAATCGAAATATCACGGGGAACAAAGGGAGGCCAAGCGCGTTGGGTACCATTGGAGAATCCAGCCCAAAAGAAGGTCCTTGAGGATGTTGCGCATTACCAAGCAGTGGTAGGGCATGACAGTTTGGTGCCGAAGGAGATGAGCTTCAAAGCGTTTCAGAGTATGGCCTGGCGCGAAACCAAAGCAATTGATAATGGATACTGTAGTCATGGTGAACGTAAGACGTTTGCGATGAGCTACTACGAGCGGCATGTTGGCGCAGCTTGTCCCGTCAGAAGTGGCGTAGCCCATGGGGCTGAGCACTATCGATATTTAAGTCACACCTTAAGCATTTCGATAGAGCAGGCGAAAGCGAGAGATAAAGTCGTCCGTCTGCAACTCTCAAAGATACTTGGGCATCATCGTCTTTCCATCTGCAATGCTTATTTGGGGTAG
- a CDS encoding trypsin-like serine protease produces the protein MQKTHLTLAAGLLTATQAFAAPTITPVLGGETEPVTEQEYRDYYVNIEVFITDYTYKLCGGVLIGGDYILTAKHCIDNATGFMNVKQGIDRTDPISITRDVGYEEINTFQYKYYADALESRHKIYTDTLKGKFLDDQDNDKLYFTDEVLYNELAVQLIRDDGDKYLQGSYADLDLALAKLSEPVMHSSGVIVEPSYDVATHQFNLPKDTEFTFMGWGLTEDDALYNPDVLRKGTLSYAIPNFIPVKFVDTGELDSMGEPMHIKQECTADDPQCYYFPAFRSIYRGPEREQKVLPGDSGSPLVKI, from the coding sequence GTGCAAAAGACACACCTTACGTTAGCTGCTGGCTTGCTTACTGCAACTCAGGCCTTTGCAGCACCAACAATCACCCCAGTGCTAGGTGGTGAGACCGAGCCTGTCACCGAACAGGAGTACCGAGACTATTACGTCAATATTGAGGTGTTTATTACTGACTACACCTATAAATTGTGTGGCGGTGTTCTCATTGGCGGTGACTATATTCTTACTGCAAAACACTGCATCGATAACGCCACTGGTTTTATGAACGTAAAGCAAGGTATCGACCGAACCGACCCAATTAGCATCACGCGTGATGTTGGCTATGAAGAAATCAATACATTCCAATACAAGTATTACGCGGATGCATTGGAATCAAGACATAAGATCTACACCGATACCCTCAAAGGCAAGTTCCTAGACGATCAAGATAACGATAAGTTGTACTTCACCGATGAGGTGCTTTACAACGAGTTGGCTGTTCAGTTAATTCGCGACGACGGTGACAAGTACCTACAAGGTAGTTACGCAGACTTGGATCTGGCCCTTGCTAAGCTCTCTGAGCCAGTTATGCACTCATCGGGTGTTATCGTTGAACCATCTTACGATGTTGCAACTCATCAGTTTAATCTGCCTAAAGACACTGAGTTTACCTTCATGGGTTGGGGCCTGACAGAAGATGACGCGCTGTATAATCCTGATGTTCTGCGTAAAGGCACATTAAGCTACGCTATTCCTAACTTCATTCCAGTCAAGTTTGTGGATACGGGTGAGTTAGACTCTATGGGCGAGCCTATGCACATCAAACAAGAATGTACGGCGGACGATCCACAGTGTTACTACTTCCCAGCATTCCGCAGTATCTACCGTGGCCCTGAGCGCGAGCAGAAGGTATTGCCGGGTGATTCTGGTTCGCCACTTGTAAAAATTTAG
- a CDS encoding GlyGly-CTERM sorting domain-containing protein (This protein contains a GlyGly-CTERM protein-sorting domain, as detected by TIGR03501. These domains are found at the C-terminus of secreted proteins in organisms that possess both rhombosortase, which is an intramembrane serine proteinase (see TIGR03902), and a type II secretion system (T2SS). In at least some cases, such as VesB from Vibrio cholerae, cleavage by rhombosortase is followed first by attachment of a glycerophosphoethanolamine-containing moiety, then by transport by the T2SS across the outer membrane and release into the medium in soluble form.), producing the protein MKKMQTVAVLAASLMSAGVMADEYRTPVAAEDYTDNVVHLSIPVGSYSSNKCGGMLLGSKYIMTATHCTWRNNGEPITIKQGLSRSEPDASYERQVVEIKEAIYNREYVEYLKLYIDYYLNDVKGSILNEMGEDVVEPEYVFKDFDTYDAIVAQDPDYKLSSSIQRDLAILVLDEGVPYASSAVIKPNFEYGSEETLYDIGESFTFRGWGTLGSTGATSNVMMQFELELERMTHQPYMMVEVEGDQNSMGDQLRIPLPCKETADSCFYSPQYKNTFYNPLQSVTDGDSGTPLIKDGNVIGVVSTNSLENQDGLRARSDFVTFDSYMNWFVRTIDEVTYPTNLTLDVHTESDVTFDVQNFTASDVDSVLTSGEYVNGVFVYTDCGVIESTSACSVEITAPDMTLMPGEELEVDIQLSSEIFIPVTLYSTEYKIVEPGDPTPPTDPIDPIDPTDPINPDNGTDKGDEEEETDIEIGGKPTDPDEGNGGDTDEGNGGDTDEGNGGDTDEGNGGDTDEGNGGDTDEGNGGDTDEGNGGDTDEGNGGDTDEGNGGDTDEGNGGDTDEGNGGDTDEGNGGDTDEGNSTQGGGSGGSMGLFTILALIGLAIRKKIVA; encoded by the coding sequence ATGAAAAAGATGCAAACAGTTGCCGTGTTGGCAGCATCACTTATGTCAGCAGGTGTTATGGCTGATGAATATCGTACGCCAGTTGCGGCAGAGGACTACACTGACAATGTAGTGCACCTGTCAATTCCGGTAGGGTCATACAGCAGCAATAAATGCGGCGGTATGTTACTTGGTAGTAAGTACATCATGACAGCTACCCACTGTACGTGGCGTAACAATGGTGAACCTATTACTATCAAGCAAGGTTTGTCTCGCAGCGAACCTGATGCGTCGTATGAGCGTCAAGTTGTTGAGATTAAGGAGGCTATTTATAACCGTGAATACGTAGAGTATTTAAAGTTGTACATAGATTATTATTTGAACGACGTTAAAGGCTCTATCCTTAATGAGATGGGTGAAGATGTTGTAGAGCCAGAATATGTGTTTAAAGACTTTGATACATATGATGCTATTGTCGCTCAGGATCCTGACTACAAACTGTCGTCATCGATACAGCGTGATTTAGCAATATTAGTTCTTGATGAAGGTGTTCCTTATGCAAGTTCGGCTGTTATTAAACCAAACTTTGAGTACGGAAGTGAAGAAACACTTTATGATATTGGTGAATCATTTACGTTCCGAGGATGGGGGACACTAGGAAGTACAGGTGCTACATCGAATGTAATGATGCAGTTTGAACTAGAGCTAGAAAGAATGACTCACCAACCATACATGATGGTTGAAGTTGAAGGTGACCAGAACTCAATGGGAGATCAATTAAGAATCCCATTACCCTGCAAAGAGACTGCAGATAGTTGCTTTTATTCTCCACAGTATAAAAACACTTTCTACAATCCGCTTCAATCTGTAACAGATGGTGATTCCGGAACCCCTCTTATTAAAGATGGAAACGTTATTGGTGTTGTCAGTACTAACTCACTCGAAAACCAAGATGGGTTACGAGCTCGAAGTGACTTTGTTACTTTCGATAGTTACATGAATTGGTTCGTACGAACAATTGATGAAGTTACGTATCCAACCAATCTTACACTTGATGTACATACTGAAAGTGATGTGACATTCGATGTTCAGAACTTCACTGCAAGTGATGTGGATTCAGTTCTCACTTCTGGTGAGTACGTGAACGGTGTGTTTGTTTATACGGACTGTGGTGTTATCGAATCAACTAGCGCTTGTAGTGTCGAAATCACTGCGCCTGATATGACGTTAATGCCTGGTGAAGAGCTAGAAGTCGATATTCAATTATCTTCTGAAATCTTCATTCCTGTGACACTATATTCAACTGAATATAAAATCGTAGAGCCAGGTGATCCTACTCCTCCGACAGATCCGATTGACCCAATCGATCCTACTGACCCAATCAATCCAGATAATGGAACTGATAAAGGTGATGAAGAGGAAGAGACTGACATCGAAATCGGAGGTAAACCTACTGATCCGGACGAAGGTAACGGTGGCGATACTGATGAAGGTAACGGTGGCGATACTGACGAAGGTAACGGTGGCGATACTGACGAAGGTAACGGCGGCGATACTGACGAAGGTAACGGCGGCGATACTGACGAAGGTAACGGCGGCGATACTGACGAAGGTAACGGCGGCGATACTGACGAAGGTAACGGCGGCGATACTGACGAAGGTAACGGCGGCGATACTGACGAAGGTAACGGCGGCGATACTGACGAAGGTAACGGCGGCGATACTGACGAAGGTAACGGTGGCGATACTGACGAAGGTAATTCAACTCAAGGTGGTGGCTCAGGTGGTTCTATGGGGCTCTTTACCATTCTAGCGTTGATTGGACTTGCTATTCGCAAGAAGATTGTCGCTTAA
- a CDS encoding capsular polysaccharide export protein, LipB/KpsS family: protein MFFLKNTQSHIICVPLPALDHIPDMKSDAREKIGVFLRYVMSTFAYQKQQDAVLVIKQHPRDRLGVSYSLLIEQLTESLGLKGKVFYGREFAISRALGASNGCVLMGNTVLGFYALSKSVPVKLMGESVYALFPGVLSTQSLESFIREPRMVDDESVVRMLNCIQQETQLAGTFRKCKGSLLLDIHQRMQSVWDTQHRKET, encoded by the coding sequence ATGTTTTTTCTAAAGAATACGCAATCCCATATAATATGTGTACCATTACCCGCTCTCGATCACATCCCTGATATGAAATCCGATGCAAGAGAGAAAATTGGTGTTTTTTTACGCTACGTTATGAGTACATTTGCTTACCAAAAACAACAAGATGCCGTTTTGGTGATTAAACAGCATCCACGTGATCGACTGGGGGTTTCGTATTCACTGCTTATTGAGCAGTTAACGGAATCCTTAGGACTGAAAGGGAAGGTTTTTTACGGTCGAGAATTTGCCATATCGCGAGCATTAGGTGCTTCGAATGGGTGTGTTTTAATGGGTAACACTGTGCTTGGATTTTACGCGCTATCAAAATCCGTGCCCGTGAAATTAATGGGTGAGTCAGTTTATGCGCTGTTTCCTGGCGTGTTGTCGACTCAATCGTTAGAAAGTTTTATCAGAGAGCCAAGGATGGTTGATGATGAATCGGTTGTCAGGATGTTGAACTGTATACAGCAAGAGACTCAGCTCGCGGGTACCTTCCGCAAATGTAAAGGGTCATTGCTGCTGGACATCCACCAGCGTATGCAATCTGTGTGGGACACTCAACACAGAAAAGAAACCTAG